Part of the Cydia pomonella isolate Wapato2018A chromosome 5, ilCydPomo1, whole genome shotgun sequence genome is shown below.
TTGTTAGACCATCAATGTTCGGCGACCTGTCATCGTTAGATGACAATATTTACAATGGTGAAACCGGGGCCAGATTTCTAGAAAATAAGCCATTACTGTCGACGCCAAACAAAAACTTCCAGTTTCTCGGTCTGAAATTCAATTATATATTGTCAAAGGAGCAAATTAGAAGCTAAGTAGAATTCTGTAAACGTCTCTCACAGTAACAGGCTTTGGAGACTTCCTGCAGATTTTCTAGAGCAATTTGCACGTACCAGGTATAACTGGCTTACTGGCTCACTATGACGGATAAATATTGGAACTGGATTGTTTCAGCTTTTGTTTTTAAGAGATGTAAAGCCAGGAAAATATAAGGGAgaaaagatatggcgcgccgcgcAAAACTAGCAACAGAAGATTTGATCGTCAAGCGGGCTATCGTACTCAAAAATATAACCTGCTGCAATTGCATCATGAAATagatattcaattcaattcaattcaattcaaatacactttattcatgtaggcctagcaacaagcacttatgaatagtaagacagtattacatataattatcttaatctaattatcagagcaatttattgatgttgtaaatattattccatatataatactaatgaatataattcatagatcaaatttaatactaaaaatttcacaaaatatagtcaaacaaaaaaaaatttataaaaaatgctagtctagattgtttctagaataaattctaaatgtcaaacaaatataataaaaacaacaaaggaagtacatgcattggaatatccatttcatcataattattataataaataattaatcatttcgaatcacaattaattccacgttgttttatcattcatgtagtcttgtgtggtataataagctttagaaataagtttacgctttacatgattcttaaattgattaattaataactcagtaatatggtttggaagtttattataaaatctcacacaattacccatgaatgatttttttaattttatggagccgagtgaagggcactgcgagcttatttttatttctagtattaatattatgaatgtcacaatttttcttaaaatcagcaatatttttatgcacatacagaatattctcataaatgtattgacagtgcactgtcattatgtcaatttccttaaatttatctctaagTGAGTCcatatggttcattttatatattgctcgaatagccctcttctgcagaacaaaaatggtatttatctctgaagcaccaccccacagtaaaataccatatgacataatgctatggaagtaactaaaatatactaatcgagctgttttgacatcagttaactgacggattttgcttactgcaaaagctgctgaactcagtctattcgaaagagtagcaatatggggactccactggagtttagaatctaaagttataccaagaaaaactgtactatcaactaattccaattcctcatccttcacaatgacacttgtttgtacatgccttacattactagtgacaaacttaatacatttagtcttattctcatttaacaataaattattaacattgaaccaatttactactttagaaatagcatcgtttacatcattgtaagcttgttgctgtcgtttgactttgaaaataagtgaagtgtcgtctgcaaacaatactatatcatggtgggtctttacaaggaatggcaagtcatttatgtagataaggaacaggaaaggtcccaatattgacccctgtggtacacccatagagaccaatgaccccggtgatcgctgtccattcacatcgaccctttgtattctatcatttaagtaggacttaagtaaatccagtgccgctcctctaactccataatagtgtagtttcctgattaatgtttcatgacaaacgcagtcgaaggccttagacaaatcacagaagatacctatagcatctcgtgactcctcccaggcatcgaagatatgcttaattagctcaacaccagcatcggttgtcgagcgaccccgtgtaaaaccaaactgcttattatgcattaaattattgacgttaaaacgtcgtactaattgagaaagaattaatttttcaaaaatcttaccgaacgttggtagcacagatatcggtctaaagttagtggggtcagagttgctacccgatttaaataaaggagttattttactatgtttcattaaatcaggaaactcgccgcaatcaacactgttgttaaatataattactaagtcaggcgctataatttctactaaggatttgacagcatggacagagactccccagaggtcattcgtttttttgacattaacccaTAAGCCACAAATCCACCTCACACCCGACAATTTACACTTCTATAAACATGcctttacaaaaataatatctatttaAACCCAAATCCCTCTAAATGCCAAGCAACGCCTTTGTTGACAAGGCGTCAGGCGAGATTTGAGGCCGACACCTCATTAACTTGATTATATTCTACCTCCACGTATTATGAAAGTTTGGAAATATTTACACAACTGTTCAAGCTTTCGACTAAAACTAACCAGCTTAAATGCACTTCGACATCTGTAAGGAACATACGGGATGAAGATCTCACGTAGACTGGTTCACTTTTAGCGATCGCTGGCTTGCGGTCTGCCATTGGAATGACCGGTAGATCTCTTCACAACATTGACGGCTAAACAACAACCTCCCCTATATCCTTAAAATTAAAGTCGACATTACATAAATCAGTTTCCGATGTGTCTAGTCATGAAAAAAGCGGCGTCTTGTTTGGAAGGcagtgtaatttattttttagggcCCGTTGAAAGAATCCTTTGACTTTGAAGGCGTATAGCGGGCCCGTAATGTTTGTTTTATATCCCATATAATTAATGAGTCTTGAACGCTGAAAAGCTTGGCTTATAAAGTTTAGGTTTTCAGGAAAGTGTATGAAATATTAAATGTGCGAAAAGATGTTTTACACTTCCATGAAAGTGCATTTCCATTCAAGTATATAAGTAGGTGTCTTGTAAGTAGCTTTCAAGTTACCCAGtgcaaaaaaagttatttacatcaatttcattacattatttattattatttacagcttCCCCAGTTTTTGCAGTCTCTTTCTAATAAAAGACATCGAAGAGGAGCGTCCGCTAGTAATATTATTTGTGAACTATTATGAAACAGACTTAAAATATGCTTAGTTCGTTGCGAATATTAAATATCTAATTAACATGGTCGCTCTAAACGCTGTAGGTGCTGACTTGATAGGGTTTATGTGTCGTTTTAAgggtaagaaataaaataaattggacATACTGGACAAGAGACCGATGACCATTTgacaatacataaatatttaataaacatatttaacTGTTTTATCACAGCAACTTAAACAAGAAGACTTAAAGAATATATCATTAACGTACAATAGTAATCACTGCGTGATATTCAGTGGACTTGGGTTGAATACATCTGCAAACGGGTTAATGTCGCCGTCATAATAGCACACCTGGATGCTTAAATGATCTTTTTCCGACATCTTTGCTGCAAATTTTAAGCGACATTTAAGATCTTCCAATTCATCTTTATCTGTTTCTGCTTCAATGAATAAACTGTATAAATTGCAACACTTTTCTATAAGCATAAAGATACTATTGTCACTTGCTCGTACTCCGTATTCGTTTTGGTCACGTTGGTGGCATATGTGTATATTTTCTAAAGTACGACATTTCGACAATGAATTAAAGATATTGTCGTAATCTATGTCTCTTAAACAAAGCCTTAGATTCTTTAGCTTTGTCTCATGCAGGTTGGTAAATAAAGACAGTGTGCAATCGTTGCCGAGGCACAAAGTGTCACGATTTTTAACGAACACATCAAGAGTGTGCAACTTTTCACATTGTGAGAAAAGATGGCCAAAAAAGTCGTCTTTTAAAAGTACGTTCTTGAcacttaaaaatttaatatttttaaataatccaAGTTCTATTTTTTGAGTAATGGGCTGATCCCATTCTGCCAAATggccttttctacaaacatcaGTCAGCGTAACATTTTCTGGTATATTATCTACAAATCCATCGAAAGTATCGCAAGAGTCTATGCAGTACCAATTGCTCGGTGATTGAATTATGTTAGTTTTGGTTTTTCTGTGCATGCAAACGTAAGTGGGGAAATAATCAGTTAACTCAAAaaccaatttattaaaaaaatcatcgtCGAAGACGGTCAAGTTAACATTCCAAGCTTTAAAAACAATGTTTCCTCTTATATTGAAATTTACAAGCAATTGTGACTGGACATGTATTCCTAAATTGCAGCAGGAATTTGGCTTAAAAATTTCACCAATTTTAGGAGATACGCAGATATGTATAATGCCATTAGAATGCATTATGAATATGTACTCTATTTGCCTGTACTTCAAATTGGTAATTCCTCCTAGCCAGTTAAACGGACGATGGTTTCGTTCAGAAATTCTGTGACAATAACGAAAAATGTAACTTAGTTTTTCGAAATTATTGTATAATTCTCCTCCAAGATCTGTAAACGGTTCATATTCCTCACAACTCATGCTATGGCAATGTCGGCACCGATCGGCAAGCGTTATTTTTAAATCCTTGGTCAAAGGTATATTTTCCATAAATTTAATTGGAAGTTCTAATTCTTGAaactgcaataaaataaaatgaaccttctcaaatttttgttttttaaatagttccGAAATGTTCATCCAGGCTTTATGTTTATGAGGACCAAGCCTGCTTAATATCTGGGATGGTTTGAAAAAAGGAGGCTTAAAGAAATTtataccaatattttttatgcTTTCGCAACAAATCTTATCCAAATCACATAAGAAAACTTTAGTAAATGTAACGTCCAAGGTTTTGAGGTTAATGAAAGTTTCTTTGTAAGGTCTGAGCTGATCAGCCGTAAGATCTTTTATCCCACTTAAATTTAGTTCCACAATATTTGCAGACATGTTTTGAAAAAGGTCTAATTTAAGTGTCTTCACCGTAGCAAATGTACTTCTGGATAAATCAATCTTACCCACCAAACATGGTTCAAAAAACGGTTTCAGCTCATCTATGCTATACACGTTTATTTTTGTCTTCGTATCCAAAAACGagaatattatggtacaaatcTCAGTtggtaaatttaataaattcattttgtcACTAGTTGGAAAACAAAGAATTATTCTATGATAATTATTGCCACTTTTTTAAGATTTTGATTGATGTTGTCAAAATCTTACATTATGACAAGTGCCAACAGTAGCAATAATCATAGACTTACCATGTCAAGTAAACAGTCTGAATAAGTGTACACTATCAACCCTAGAGTCGCTACACGAATGCGGCCATTCCTATTTTACTACTTTAactttataaactatatatatactttaACTACATAAACAAATAGCTACGGACTGCATGAAGCTGATGGGTTATTCCGACTAGTTACCACTgaaccgagttggtggtaaccagtgggatttttattttcctagtagttaccaccaaaatttggtaagcgttcaatactaatagaAACAGTATAattttgacgactggtttggcctagtgggtagtgaccctgcctacgaagccgatggtcccgggttcaaatcctggtaagggcatttattcgtgtgatgagcatggatatatgttcctgagtcatgggtattttgtatgtatttaagtatttataaatatttatatattatatatatcgttttctaagtaccctcaacataagccttattgagcttactgtgggacttagtcaatttgtgtaataatgtcctataatatttatttataaatatggagTGCTTtcatcaataattaattataaattaattatttattcgtttaattataaCTCGATTACTGTTTAAGTAAACTCAAaagccttaaaagtgataaaaaattgTCGGTATTTGACtgatttttttgggaaaaaaaaatcccagtaatTACCACCAgcttggtttggtggtaactagtgggtttttgccccagtagttaccagtggtaaaaggtgggaaaagcattcccagtagttaccactggtaacaacttggtggtaactagtgggaataacccaagcTGATTTGGATTatgttaattatgtaaaattgcAACAAAAAATTAGTTTTACCTCCGAAATTCGCTACTTTCTTGTACAAAAACCACCGCGTAACATCTGTACAAACCGCCTGAGATGAATGATAAACCCATAGACTCGGCCCGATTCTAAcgttaattcattcattcaatattttaaaattatggcttcagtccagtcggactatttcgccagtatcaaggtattaggagctttaaatacgactaaaattgtacggttagtacaagacagtgtacgatGATTTTATCAGCTTTTGTATATTGATAGCTGGACTTtgcaagtagcacgtggactaccggccgttgagtCCAAAAtgatggttaaacgcgtttccagattaattctccattcactgcacactaccacattagtttactgtataatgagctatcaatattatactaaacaatattaatgaacaaaaaacaaaggaattaatcacgaggcatGTAATTACACGAATTTTTAAAGGAATGCGtgcataaaaataacaatatgatAGATATTTTGCCGCTACTTATGCACTTCTAAAATTTACTAGAAGGTACGTCAGTATGAATCAGTAGTATCAACTTATGATATTTTTTCTCTTCTAATACCCTTAATTAACGCATTGTTAAAAGATACCAAAATGCTGCTACCAAGGCATCCCGGAGGACCTCTTTACCAATCTGACACCTGACGCGATCGGTTGGCTGCGTGGCCTAGATGGCGACTTACAATAAGTTATACTTTAAGTTATAATATTGCCTACAATgttacgattaaataaatataactgtaACTACAgcaatattattattgcatAGAGCACAGTCAACAAAGCATTTTATTATCAAACACGTACTAGCGTTACGAGAGGCTGGTTACGTGAAAAATATAACGTCTCATAGCCGTTTAAACTGTATGAAACTGGGCAAATGTGCCTCGAATTTAAATGCGTCTTAAAGACAACagcttattttttaaactagttCACTGTAATATCAAAAAAcgctatatgtatatatttgcatAATGGCTGGATGGAAGGGTGTTCAATGTAGATCAGTTCTTCGAATAATTTTAACGAGAGCCAATATTATAATGGCTATTTTCGTATCAACGTTTAGAGCGTTCTAACGGACTCCAAGCCTTGTCGGTGACCCTGACTACGAAGCAGAAGATCCCGGATTGAAATTCTGtcgtcgatttgtgtaagattctccttataatattaattaattattaaaacaggAAAAAGCAAAGATTTAAGAATATATTGTTTGGACGTACTCAGCTCACGACTGTCCAAGCCTAATGGGCATGAAAGAGACCGCGTCATGTGACTCATGCGTCAAAGAAAGAGTCAACGTACGCGTTACCCGTGTGGGCGTACGATTGACGAAAAGATCGGCGTCATAAAACACCCGTTTCTTTTTAACACCTAGCTATTGAAAGAGACAGACAATGTCATTATCACAACATTACGTAGACAAATCCAACTATAATTATCCTTACTAATGTTTCAAGCATCCATCAGCATAACTTATTTTCATGTAATACAATTTCGAGCCTCAATTTTTTGATAGACATCAGTAATATGATttcttataagtatattataggAAGGAGAAATCATTCTCGATTTTTACTGCGAGATTCAATTTTATAATGAAACTCCAAGTATGATTGCAAATCTTTTACACCGAAAATTAGCTGTTATAAGTAAAGTGCACTTTCTATAACCTCATTTTTCTGCGGGCCTAGAATAATATTTCCCGGAGCTACGAAATCCAGAGCTAGCGGACCGGAAACGTGTTGCCAAGTCGGATACGACGACAAACAACTTCCGGTGCTCGAGTACACACACATAGCTGCCGGCGGTGGTCAAAAATGGAACTAATTTCCTGTCCTACTAAACTGTGTTTGAGACATTGACAATAGGTATACGTATATTttgcttttagtaaaaaaatggaGTTATAAATCTGTGCCAATGTACAACCAATATTATAAACTGTTAAAGGTGTTatgtctcttcttcttccttgtcatatcctcatggctgagggacgtgTCGACTGTGGATATGGCcactcttcaccagtgctctccaagccgctctatcttGGGCCCAGTGTATGCTAGCCTGCAATGTGGTTTTTGTCTCTGACGCTTTGTCCGCCCAACGCAtggccatacgtccatccctacgcttcctagatacacacacacatatatcaTGCGATGCACGTGTTGAATTTAATAACGAaatcaagttaaatagattaaaAATGAGTAGATATTAATCACAATAAATTGgacgttaaaaaatatatggaaattttaaaaaatacgagACGTCtaagtttcaaaatttaagtTTAGTTAAGACAAAGAGCTAACCTCGGAAAATAGTCAACAATTTCAAAAGAAGTGAATCCTGTCTCGTCAGTTTGCTATGCTATCCTTATTACTAGACTAGGCCGTCTGGCAACTGTTCATCGGTGGAGTTAGACGTAAAATATGTCATGCTGCGAAATTCGACTAAAATTTTGTGAGTGACCTattaaatgttaatatattttaatgggtatcttaacttaaatacataaaaataataaatgtatttccTATCGCCCTGTTCCTCTAAGTCTCATAGTATCACGGCAGGCCAGTGCCCCGACTGCAGACATCAATTCTAAGTACATGTCAAGTTATTAGAACTTTTTAGCAGGACGTGACATCAAAAGCACTCACTCTTTTACTCACtttatctttgtattttttaaattacttatgtCCAATATTTTTGCAATTAATCTAACTGACCcaataaatttcaatttccCCATCAAAATCCCCTAAAAGTTACCATAGCAACACGGCAGGCCAGTGCCCCGACTGCCGACATCAAAGATCGCGATTCGCACGCTCCGAAATAAATCTTACGGACAAACCGGCGCGCGCGCAACGGGGACATTGTGACGTGACAGCGGGCGGGCGACAAGGTGATAAGCGGAGCGGGAACATAAAGTTGAGACTGTTCGGTGTCAAACGGAGCGGTGTCTTTTTTTTAGTTACAGACTATATCGTTAAGAATGTTATTTCGAATACAGGACATAGAGAtacttatttatactatttaatgCACATCGAGAGTTTTCATttacacatatatattatatcgccCAATTCCTTTAAAAGTCCCATAGTAACACGGCAGGCCAGTGCCCCGACTGCCGATATCAAAGATCGCGATTCGCACACCCCGAAATAAATCTTACGGACAAACCGGCGCCGGCGCAACGAGGACATTGTGACATGACAGCGGGCGGGTGGAAAGGTGATAAACGGAGCGGAAGTTGTTTtacaattatttcatttttatcagCTTTATCGCTCACTGAACTTTCAAACAgaaaactaatactcatcgcgACAATTCAAACAAACCCacacacaattaggttgcgttgtttaatTGCAgaattcctatggccacctcctgtgtctgAAAACCCatattcagcaaataaataaatagatacaaTACTGTACGATCGCTTCTctatataaacgtagtccccattttcgtCTTTGGATATTTGACATTatagacaatatttttataagagGAGTGAATAAAAAATGCTaacattttttactatttaataCAACTGGACTTAATCGCGTACAATTAAGTTTTACCTACGTAAAATTTATCTcggacgtttcgaggacggcattgtccccgtggtctcggagacgACTAAAAAAAccttcaaaatttaatttttctgcgattaagtcccgttgtTATCacagaaaaattacaaaacagagatttgtgtaACTACCTGGCGAAAAGTCTATCtatctgtatttttatttatacgttgcgtttcagcgggattggcgggatcttgcttagcacagggaggattggaaaatgagaggggaggcctttgcccagcagtgggacacacaaacaGGCTAGTAAAAAAAGTCCCGttgtaataagtaaataatagtgtaacacattttttttttatgtggaaACTTGAGAACATATTACTTTCAATTTAGATTGTAATAAATCAATATAGAGGATAAAAATACTcaatacactaataaataaataaatattatacgacattattgcacaaattgactaagtcctacagtaagctcaacaaggcttgtaatgtgagtacttagacaacgatatatataatatataaatatttataaatacttaaatacatagaaaacacccatgactcaggaacaaatatctatgctcattgcacaaataaatgcccttaccaggtttgaacccggaaccatcggcttcataggcagggtcactacccactaggccagacaggtcgtcaaatacTCGTTAATAAGCCTTTTACCTTTATAAATTGACTCCTCCATACTATgaatttagtttgaaatagaTCTTCGGAACAAACCGGCGCGCGCGCAACTGGGACATTGTGACATGACAGCGGGCGGGCGACAACGTGATAAGCGGAGCGGAAACTTTTTTAATATGTTCGCGATAATCTTAACGATAAACATATGTTAAACAATTTCGTTAAGGAAGAATATTTTATTGAGAAAAATGTTTATCGAAAcatagatattttatattttaattaataaatgactaatttaaataaaaatacagataGATTGACTTTTCGTCAGGTAGTTACACAAATATCTCTTTTGTCATTTGTCTGGgctaaaaattatgatttattaaaaataatgcttTTTATTAGATGTATGAACATAGTTTTTTATATTCAGTTTTATTGCTGGTCCCATATTAGGATACCGGgttcctacaatttaggagggatttaaatcgaGTCAGAGCTGGATAAcgggcgtagctttatttgacgttgaTAAGCGCATTGTATTATGCCTActagaaaaataaactatatttaccCTTATCTTTATCTATTAAACATACTCAAATCCGTTTGTTTGATACTATAACTGGGAGTTCCGTTTGGAACTTTTGCACCATATAAAAATCACAAGTTGTTCCATGCTCACGCCAGTCGCTGCAAAatgcgtcgaggtcatcccgccatctctttttggTCTGCCTCGGCTAAGCTGCGGTGTCCATCTGCGGTAGCCAATCTGGCCCACGTATTCGGGTGGATTCGGCAGATGTGTCCCTCCCAATCCCACTTGAACTTAACGGCCTTAACACCTACATCTACATTTATAATACGAGTTTTAGAGCGCAGTTCAGTTTTCTAACCGTAATGAGTGGCGGAAGAAACGGAAGGCATTTGCCCAACATTGGGACGCAAAATAGaccatattatgtatataaatcgcTTTATTTCACACACCAAATCCACCGCCTAAGTTTATTCCCATACGTTTGGCAACGGCCAATATACTAAATCCAGAACCATTCACCAACCAGATAAATTGTATTTCGCTGCACTGTTACT
Proteins encoded:
- the LOC133518319 gene encoding uncharacterized protein LOC133518319, producing MNISELFKKQKFEKVHFILLQFQELELPIKFMENIPLTKDLKITLADRCRHCHSMSCEEYEPFTDLGGELYNNFEKLSYIFRYCHRISERNHRPFNWLGGITNLKYRQIEYIFIMHSNGIIHICVSPKIGEIFKPNSCCNLGIHVQSQLLVNFNIRGNIVFKAWNVNLTVFDDDFFNKLVFELTDYFPTYVCMHRKTKTNIIQSPSNWYCIDSCDTFDGFVDNIPENVTLTDVCRKGHLAEWDQPITQKIELGLFKNIKFLSVKNVLLKDDFFGHLFSQCEKLHTLDVFVKNRDTLCLGNDCTLSLFTNLHETKLKNLRLCLRDIDYDNIFNSLSKCRTLENIHICHQRDQNEYGVRASDNSIFMLIEKCCNLYSLFIEAETDKDELEDLKCRLKFAAKMSEKDHLSIQVCYYDGDINPFADVFNPSPLNITQ